The genome window cccagccctgccccccccccccccgggtcccagctggcaccgcccccccccagccctgccctcccccagatcccagctggcatcatccccccagccctgcccccttgccAGGTCGCAGCTTGCACTGCCGCATCAGCCCGGCCCTGCGGCCCagaacagggctggggacagGAAGGTGCTCCGACCCTCCATGCAGGAGTTTCCAGTCCATGCCCAGCACTGTGGCACAGCTCCCCGGGGCTCGCCAGAGGAGGGCTGCGGCTCAGAGAGGAATGGGCTGGCCCAAGGCAGGGCCCCTCCCCTGAAGCCCCGAGACCCGAACCCTACGCAGTCACCGTGAGGCGCTGCAGCGCTCCCAGGTAGCGCGAGGCAGGGCAGGGTCCCTTACCTGGATGCTGGCAGCGGTGGAGTGGATCTGTAGGCACAGCTGCCGCTCctggtgggagcccagggctggctgcACCCACCTGGGGCTGTCCCCGCCCTCAGGGAAGGCCCCACTCACGAGCTCTGCCAACCTGGTGGTCTCTGCCTTTAACAGCTGCAGAGGAGAGGAAGACATGAGGCCCTGAGCCCAGCCATGGCCAAAGAGAGCTTGGCTGggggccagctgcagccctccCCCGGCCTGGGATCCCAGCCCCAACCCCTCTGCTGCCAACTTCCTTTCCCACGTGCCAGCTGCGCCCGTGGAGCTCTGGCACGCTGCAGGGAGGGACTCCAGCTTGGGAGCTGGAGGTCAGGTCCCTGtagctgtgggagggagaggcCCCAGGCCCAGACAGCATCTCCTTGGCTGAGGGTCCCAGCCTGAGGAAGTGTCCCAGGAGCTGTACTTGCCTGGAGATCTCCCTGGGTGACGAGCAGGAACGGGCAGAGGGACCAGGCCGCAAGGTGCTGATAGGCCTTGGCCATGAGCCAGGAGCAGGAGGCCTGCCCTGTGGCCAGGCAGCGAGTCAGCAGCTCCAGCCGGAGACGTGGGGAGACGAGGTTGCCGCTCGCTGCAGGGCAGGACAATGGGTTAATGGGCAAAGCCAGGAGACCCCGAGGAGCAGAGTGAGCTGGCGCAGGGGAGAGCCCAGGGGGATGGGGATGCCGGGAGGGCAGGCAGTCCCAGGGGTGGCCCcggaggtgggtgggaggggcagcgctggggtgggtgggtgggaggggcagtgcctggggtgggaggggccggtgtgggggttggggggccaGAAAGTGTCAGGGGCAGCCttaggggcatgggaggggggccAGGCAGCACCAGGGACAGCCCCTGACATAGGGGTGGGATGGGCAGCACCGGGGgtggccctgggggtggggggcacaggtgGTGCCAGGGCTCTAGAAGCTGATTTCTCTGCAGAGCACTGGTGCGTGTCCCCTCCATGAGAAGGAACCACCCCCCACGATGAGCGCCTCCTCTGGCTGATACAGAACCCTCCTCCGCCTCCCTGAgtctccagccctgcagccgAGAGAACCCTGGCGTCCGGGCAGGGCCTCACTCACCAGTCCTTGCAGCGAGTGGAGGCTCCAGGCATTTCAGGGCGAAGGCCAGGGGAGGGTGGAGCTCCCGGAGCAGCTGGGCTGTCCTGCTGTGCGCTGTGCCCGCTGTCCTGGGTCCAGGCACGCACTTATCGCTGAGGCTGGAACCCAGGGCCTGGCAGAaccctggggagagaggagagcaccacggtgggggagggagatgctGCTGCCACCGGGCCCAACGGGgagcacactggggccctgaaactccctgccctgtccccgcGGTCGCTGCAGAGCCTCCCCACTCCAGCCATGCCCCCAAAATACCCCACGCAGGGCCCCCTGTTCCCAgagcccctccagccccagtgcCAGCAGCCAGGCCTTCGCAAAGGACTCCTGTCGGCCCCAGGGCCTCcaggccagcagcccctgggcctTACCTCGGTCCCAGCTCTGGAAGACGCCCTGCGAGATCAGGCACTGGCAGAGGTGCTGCAGCGCCGCCTTGCACTCCGGGGGCACACGGGCTGCAAGCGAACACAGGGGTGAGCACCAGGACAGGCCCAGCCccggggaaggaggaggggtcaGGCCAGGCCAGTCAGCCCTTGGCTCCTACGGAGCCAGATACTGCCAGGTTGGGGCAAACTCCTGGCCTGAGACTCCAATTCCTGCACCATGGGCCACGCCGCAGCCCTGATGGGAAGGATATCTGGGCACCAAAACATTCAcctggatgggagccagcgcccccagAAGGGAGATGCACCGTGTTCCAAACCCCGCCCACTCCCCCGAGCCAGCCAGGCCCTACCGTGAGGCAGATCAGAGCCAGCGCCCCATAGAGCGGAAAGACCCCATGTCCTATTACCTGCCCCCCGATCCAGCCAGTCCCTTGCCCCaggctggatgggagccagcaccccctggaggggaaagacCCTGTGCCCCATTCCCAACCCGGCCCCAACCCTGGGGCTGGAtcggagccagcgccccctagaggggaatgGCTCCACATCCCATTCCCCGCCGCCCCCCGGCACTCACCCTGACTCAGCGCCTGGCTCAGCTCCTGCGCCAGCGCGGTTGCTGCCCTTTCCGTGCACTGCAGCAGGCCTCCGAAGGGCTGTGCCTGGTCCTGCCGCAGCTCCAGGCGATGGGCCAGCGAGGCGGCCGTGGCCTCCCAGAAGAGCGGGCGGTACCGCGCATACAGAACCTCGGCAGCTTCCGAGTAGGACGCATCCAGCCAGCGCACAGACTTCCAGCTGGGCAGGGAGGCTGAGCTCAGCCTCTCGTCCAGGCccgggctggctgctggcaccaCTGGGGGCTCCTGGCCCTCCTCTGCTGGGGGCTTCTCCTGCTTGGGCCTCTTGAGCACATGGTGCCAGAGGGTGTCAGTGGAGGCCACCAGGACTCCCAGAACAAGGTCCAGGAGCTCCTTGTCCTCCCTGCACAGCGCCTGCAGCTCCTCGGGGAGGCTCGGCAGCCCCTCCATTGTGGGGGGCCCAGGGGACCCCACATCTGTCTCGCTGCTGCTGTGGTCCAGGGACCAAGGCACCACAGCATGCTCCCAGTGCACCTGTTCCAGGCTGTCCCCCTGTGCCCGCTGCACGAGGAGCTGGTGGAGTCTGTGGGCGGCCAGCCTGCCTCTCTCGGCTGCCAGCATGCCCAGCACCCGCCCAATGGGATAGGCCTGAGCgccaccccccatctccccttTGCGCTGGAATGGAGTGGCGGGATCAGCCCCCGGCTCGCTGGAGGCCCGCTCCAGGGCCTGGTCGCTCAGCACCTGGTTGTAGATCTCCAGGCCCTGGAACAGGTCGGAGACCTGGGCAGGGGAGACGGCGGCGGGGCTGGCCCGTGCCAGGCAGTGCAGCAGCCCCTCCAGGTAGCGCTCCGCCAGGCGGGTGGCGTGCAGGGCCAGcaggcccagcgccccctgcaTGTGCCTCACCGACTCGTGAcgctgcagcagcagcccccgcAGCCAGGGGTCGCTGCGCATCTTGCGCTGCAGCCCGCTCCAGTGGCTGGTGTGAGTCCGCAGCTCCTCACAGAGTCCCCTGAGCTGCCTGCTCCCCCCAGGGTCCCCTCCCCAGTCCTGCAGCGCCAGGAGAGCCAGGAGGTGGCGGACGAAGTCCGAGGCCCCTTTGAGGCGGCGGCTGTACTCGCGGGAGAGGCGGAGGTGGTGGCGGTGCTGCAGCAGGGCGTGCAAGGCGGCACAGTGCTTGGCCACGCTGGGGTAGACGGGATGGTAGGAGAAGGCGCCCTGGGCCGTCTCACCGGCCGCCGGCTTGACGTGGCCTTGGAAGGTCTCCGTGCGGGGGTTCTCCTGCACGCGGAGGCAGCGGCTGAGCCCCAGGAAGCTGTGCTCCACCTGGGCCAGGCAGGCCAGGGCGCCGGGCGAGTCCTCCTCGTCACTGTCGTAGGCACCGGCGCTGGCGTGCCGCGgctgcaggaggcgctgcacACTGGGGTTCACGCAGCTCCACAGCAGGGCCTCCGCCttctgcagggacctggcaaAGCCGCTCAGGGAGCTGCGGCCTGCAAGACACAGAGCCTCGGGGAGCCTGGAGAtgggaggaggcagctgcagccctAGGGAACCCCCTGTAACCTCCCCCAGCGGCAAAAGCAGAGCCAGACTGGGGCTGAATGGAGAGGGCCCAATACGTAGGGGGAGCAGAGATCTGCCCCCCAACAGTCCATCATGCTCCTGTAGATGTGCCCCCAACACTCCCTAGGACACCCCAGCTCCAGTGGCCTGCGGTATGGAGAACCACGACGCACCTGCCTTATAGCCCCTGGACCACCCGTAATTACCCCATCCTCAACCCACCACTCCCACACTCGTCTTTGGGGAACCCCCGACACCCCTGCCATGGGGAAAGGAGCTAGATCCATCACTCGCCTGGCTGCAGGGGACACCAACTGTGCTTTGGAGGGCCCGCACTATTCAACAGGACAGGGGTATGGGTGAACACCCACAGTGCCAGTGATGCAGAGGGACAAAGGGGCAGCTCCAGCATAGCTCTGTCTCCCCTGCCTCCCGTTGCTGTCAGGGCTGTGACACAAGGCTGCAGGTCACCCACGGCCACCTTCAGCACCTCGCTCtcttccctgctgccagccccctgcctgcctcccctctgcacttCCTCAGCCTGCACTGCTTCTTATCCTCCCCCAtcgctgcctctgcagctgccctTCCCCTTCCAGTAATTCCCAGGGATTAAATGGCCCAGACTGAacaaaaggagctgcaggaaagaggcacaaatgcaattaaaggatcaagagattaaaaagagcAGCCACCCCGCCCCAGGTGTCTACCTGAGCTGGCAGCAGCCAAGCATGCCCTGGCACCGCAGTGAGCGGCCCAGGCCACCACAGGCTGCCAAGGAGTTGCCGTCACAGCCCTCGATTGGGGTTTATGGTCTCTGCTTTCAATGGAGGCTTTGGTGTCCAGCTCTCCTCCTGCCCGAACCTGTCATGGTGTGATGCTGCCCAGCCACACCGAGTTTCTGTCCTCACCTGAGTCCGCTGACTCCTCTCGCTCCCCGTGCCCATCGGCAGGAGACACCTTCTTGGGCCCCACCAGCAAGCTCAGCGGCGGCAGGATGGAGCCCGAGGCCTGCGACATGCGCGACATGATGAGAATGAAGACAGCATTCAGGCCAATGCCATCTACTTCGATCATCTGCAAGAGACAAGGGTTGGTGGGTCAACCTCAGCATCGCCTGCAAAGGCAGCCGCCAGCTTAGTTGACTCCGTCCCTGACCCCTCCTAAGGACAGCAGCACCATCTCCTGACAGCCCTAGTTACACGGACCTCGGCTGCCACCTTAGGGCagtgccccagcccccaacctCCATGTGCAGGGGACGGGCACCCAGGAAccaagggtgtgtctacactgcagtgtaaatccagggtttgaactcagcCTCAAGACTAACCCCCTTCTGCCTACATACCAATCATGCTAACCCAGGGTTTGGACCCAGGGACCCGGGACCCCACCGGGGTGGAGGACCTGAGCCTCAGTCAAGCTTGGagccagggttcaagccctgttgctttgcagtgtagatgcagccccactggactcatgctctggCAGTGTGCCAAAAGTAGCCACAATCCCAAGCCCTGACTTTCTTTTTCCTCTGGACAAGCAGCTTCGGCGGCCAGTCAagtttccccacactgccccaggaaCAGAGGGCTCCAGCGGCCACGGTTTGGGAGGGTGCAAGAACTCTGGGATATGGGCGGTTGGCCTCAGGCCCGCATAATGCCGTGTAGATGCCGACACACCTCAGGGTGGAACAGCTCCACACCTGGGCTTACAGACGAGTGTGGACGCTCAGGGCCAGGGTCTGCTGACTTGAGCTCACGCTGCAGTGGAGACAGACCAGAACGGCCCCCCGGGCATGTGCTCAcgcccagggcagtggggggcagctcAGCCAGGGACACACGTTCCCACACAGCCCCAGCCCGGGCCGGGGGGGCAGCAGGCCGGGGTGGTTACAAGGGGCGAGCAGGGCTACGAATGGGGGCCCTGCAGATCCCAGACCTCGGGGGGGGGCATCTCCCCCCCACGCCTTGCCCTCTGCTGTCAGCCCCCTCAACGCCCGCCCGGCTCCCCGCTGGGGGGGCCACAGCCCCCCCGGGGCCTCCACGCGCTGCAGCTCTGGCCCctagggggctggggggcggggcaagAGGCCAGGGGGCGTGGCGCCGGCAGGGGGCGTGGCGCGCCCGAATTGGCCCCGCCCCCGGGAAACCTCCGGGTCCATCCGGGCACTTCAGCGGGCGCGCGCGGCCCGCGGTAGCCATGGTAACCGGCACCTCCGCGGCCGGCCGGAGGCTCCTCGGGCCCGCGCCGGGGTCCCTGGTGGCCGCAGAGCGGCGGCCGCGCCAGCCCCGACACTCACCGGCCGCCGCCGCTCGCCGACCCGCCCCAGCTCGGGCCGGGGAGCCAAGACCCAATCAGCGGGCTAGGAACTGGCACGTGACGAGGGTCCGCCGGCTTCCGCCCCCCGCCCGCTCTGCCACGTGATAAGGGAAGTTTGTGTCCGGCCACGTGAGGACGGAGGTGGGCGGGGCCTGGAGGGCgtatctgcccctcccccgcccggttTGCCCCACggtggagggggctgggctgtgcGGCAGGGCTCAGGGGCAGGCCCCACCAtcgccaacctgtggaactccctgctgcgCCCTCTGCAGCTGGCCAGACACTGCCCCTGCCATGAGCCCCCGAGATACCCCTGGCTGAACCCCCATGTCACCCTTGCCTGAATGCCCTGTCACACCACTATGAGTCCCCCATGATTCCCCGGGGCCACCTCTGAGTGAACCCTACATAGCCCCCCATGAGCCCCCATGTCACCCCAACTGAACCCCCATGTCACCCTTGCCTGAATGCTATGTCACACCGCTATGAGTCCCCCATGATTCCCCCGGGTCACCTCTGAGTGAACCCTACATAGCCCCCCATGAACCCCCACGTCACTCCCGACTGAACCCCCCATGTCACCCTTGACTGAATGCCCTGCCACACCCCTATGAGTCCCCCATGATTCCCCCGGGTCACCTCTGAGTGAACCCTATGTAGCCCCCCATGTCACCCCAACTGAACCCCCCATGTCACCCTTGACTGAatgccctgccacacccctgtgAGTCCCCCATGATTCCCCGGGGTCACCTCTAAGTGAACCCTACATAGCCCCCCATGTCACCCCTGACTGAACCGCCCATGACACCCCCGCAGAGCCCCCATGTCACCCCAACTGAACCCGTGACACCCCCACAGAGCTCCCCATGTCACCCCAACTGAACCCGTGACACCCCCACAGAGCTCCCCATGAGCCCCCATGTCACCCCAACTGAACCCCTGTGACACCCCCACAGAGCTCCCCAGAGCCCCCATGTCACCCCTGACTGAACCACCCATGAcacccctgcagagcccccatgAGCCCCCATGTCACCCCAACTGAACCCCTGTGACACCCCTGCAGAGTCCCCATGAGCCCGCATGTCACCCCAACTGAACCCCTGTGACACCCCCACAGAGCTCCCCATGAGCCCCCATGTCACCCCTGACTGAACCCCCATGACACTCCCTACAAAGTGCCACCATAATACCCCCCCAGGGCCCCTTGCAACACCTCAACTGAACCCCCCACGAGCCTCCTGTGACactccctccagagccccccaTGACACCCTCCAGAGAGCCCGCTGCTGAACCCCTTACAGAGCTCCCCCGATGGCCCCTCATGATGCCCCCTGCAGAGCTCCCTGCAACACCCCCTGCAGAGTCTCTGGCCAACCCCCCCTGACTCCCCATGCAGAACCCTCTGCAGCAGCCTAGTAGAGATCCCCATGTTCCCCATAAGTTATGATGCCCCCTGCAGAAGGTGCTGGGCAGAATCTGTGTCTGGGCCCCTTGGATAAGCTGCTGTAGCCAGTgactgccggagccctgctgctacTTGCCCCATAGTGCGCTCTTCGGGGCAGAGACCGGTTGGGCCTTCTCTGCCTagcatgccccaaacccctccaGAAACAAGTTACCCAAGGCCTGGGTAAGGACTTGGCAGGGAGGGTCAGGGTGGCTGGGCTGGCCCTCAGCTGgggctttcccctccctccctgcacagccTGTGTTGTGGGACCTTTGCACTTTGCCAACTAGACTGATGTGGTTCAACCAGGAGACAGGCCTGCCACGTAAGTATGCCCACTGGCCTGCTCCAGCGCAGCAGGGGGGAGTGTCAGGCTAGCAGGGCCCCCAGATTTATCTGGCGCAGGAGTGTCTCTCTTTCTATACTTCTGCTCCCTATTCTAGTGGGGCTGATCATGGGTGACACCAGCTCCAAGGTCTCCCAGGCACTGCCAGCCCCTTCCCTCAGTGGCTGCTTTATGCATGAAGGGAGTGGACTGAAAGCCAAGAGTATCCTGAGGTCTAATCCCTGCCAATCTCCTCATTTAGTGTGGGCCACCGGGTCAGTTGGTTGGCCTACTtagcccagccagccaggcctccCTGAACACACACAGGATCCACTCTCTGAGAGAGCATCTGGGCATTGTTCTGGAAGAAAGAATTCCTGACTTTCCCCCGCTCCCTGACCTCCCCGCCTGGGGAAGCTGGGTCCAGGCTCAGTGTTGCTGATCCTCCCCTTGAGTTAGTGCTGGGCTCAGTAGGTGCTGGGGTGTGTAGGGCAGCTGCCTGGGTGACCACAGGGGGCTAGCGATGAAGGGAGGGAGAGCCTGAGTGGGGATGGGCCATGGCTTGGGTCTGCTGGGGCTTCTGACGTGTTCTTGCAAAGATTGGCTTTCTGCTCTTTGGTGAAGTTCTCCAAAGCAGTGCGGGGTCACTTGAGCCTTGTCCAGGGTGTGTGCACGTGTCGGGGGGCGGGTCCATGTGCACactggagggtgggcgggggggcacGCATGGGAAGGTGTGTTCAAGGACACGTGGGCCACTGCTAGGCTGGGGGGCGGTGTCTACATTGCAAGTTTTAGCGTGTGCACacatgggtgggtgtgtgtgcaggagcggGTGGGGGTGCTCGTGGTGGGTGGGGGCCCGGCAGGCGGGCATGTGCTGGGATCACCCATCCCCTGCACCAGGAAAAGCCGCTGGACGGGCTTGGCTTCATcagtcctgcctccccccactccccaggagCAGCAAGCGCCTGGACCCTGCTCATTTCTAACTgaactctccctccctctccccgtcagcaaggggcaggcaggcagggaagggggcgaGGAAGCTGAAGTGGTCAGAGACCTGCGCTTTGCTAGAGAGGCCACAGAGATGACACTGGTCCCTGCTGGGCTCGCAATCCATCACCTGTCCCCTGTGAGGaagctcctgggggaagccctTCAGCTGGGACCTGGGTTTAACGATGACAGGGGAGAGGCTTtaggtgtgggggaggagaggataaTGGGGAAAGCCCAGCAGTTGGCCCCAGGGCTGAGCGACTGAGTCCTGGCCCTCGCtgcccacctgccccagcccagctcaggaaCCCCATTCTCTGGGGCACTCTAGTtcggtgccccccacccctttgcccctctgctcctttctccccttccctgcacccctctcccccctccagcctACCCCCTTCGCTGCACCCCTCCAGGCCTACAGCCAGCAAAACAGGCCTGGCTGCCGATTTCAGTTCTGTCACATTCCCACAGAAATCAAGACCAATAGATCAGCCACTCGGAGAAGCCACCCAGCTGCACTCTGCCTGCATGTCTCCCTGCCGGAGCCCAGAGCATGCGTCCATCCCAGGGACAGGGCTATGCACCCACCCTGTCACCTAGGGAAGCCACCCCGTGCTTTGTGACTCA of Natator depressus isolate rNatDep1 chromosome 4, rNatDep2.hap1, whole genome shotgun sequence contains these proteins:
- the CCDC142 gene encoding LOW QUALITY PROTEIN: coiled-coil domain-containing protein 142 (The sequence of the model RefSeq protein was modified relative to this genomic sequence to represent the inferred CDS: inserted 1 base in 1 codon), with amino-acid sequence MGTGSERSQRTQVRTETRCGWAASHHDRFGQEESWTPKPPXESRDHKPQSRAVTATPWQPVVAWAAHCGARACLAAASSGRSSLSGFARSLQKAEALLWSCVNPSVQRLLQPRHASAGAYDSDEEDSPGALACLAQVEHSFLGLSRCLRVQENPRTETFQGHVKPAAGETAQGAFSYHPVYPSVAKHCAALHALLQHRHHLRLSREYSRRLKGASDFVRHLLALLALQDWGGDPGGSRQLRGLCEELRTHTSHWSGLQRKMRSDPWLRGLLLQRHESVRHMQGALGLLALHATRLAERYLEGLLHCLARASPAAVSPAQVSDLFQGLEIYNQVLSDQALERASSEPGADPATPFQRKGEMGGGAQAYPIGRVLGMLAAERGRLAAHRLHQLLVQRAQGDSLEQVHWEHAVVPWSLDHSSSETDVGSPGPPTMEGLPSLPEELQALCREDKELLDLVLGVLVASTDTLWHHVLKRPKQEKPPAEEGQEPPVVPAASPGLDERLSSASLPSWKSVRWLDASYSEAAEVLYARYRPLFWEATAASLAHRLELRQDQAQPFGGLLQCTERAATALAQELSQALSQARVPPECKAALQHLCQCLISQGVFQSWDRGFCQALGSSLSDKCVPGPRTAGTAHSRTAQLLRELHPPLAFALKCLEPPLAARTASGNLVSPRLRLELLTRCLATGQASCSWLMAKAYQHLAAWSLCPFLLVTQGDLQLLKAETTRLAELVSGAFPEGGDSPRWVQPALGSHQERQLCLQIHSTAASIQSFSQDVLQMFSTDCKRISAEIFGQTMPLGKHWRAGLRADLPSAPSEYALTAAQSVLGQVLQGIQMLPRESQVPTLTHVMTAFVEAWMNHILTQKIRFSLQGALQLKQDFDTVRQLVQSEDSGLSPEIKQSVLSLRIFQQMDNAIVCLLQQPSSKAYLPSHTWESFRKCCSHNGIRTQDFPPGSLNSLESLDVQALRNSTTLETQSSDLLSQLQGSCTPESYLPSTQQEWLSLRLHGTRRWKVPSLPCTRSSEP